CTGGACCAGCGTGATCCAGAGGTATGGATGTTGTTCGGCACGCTTCCATTTTTTGCTTGCAGCTTCCTTGAAGAAGATCAGAAATTGCTAAGTAGAATGCGTGCAGAGAAGAATGTTACGCTTCGTAACGATCCGGATGGTCGGAATCGTGTGAACGTAAATATGTTTACTGGAGATGTTTTCGTTACAGATTTCGCTGATATCGCAGCCTTTGGGAACATAGACAACCAAAAACTGGATGATATATTTATCGATTGGCAGACGAAGCATCCGCTGAACCAGAAGGTGAATTGTTACTGCGATGCAGCAGGTTGTTGCGGACCTAACCTGTTAGTAGCGGATATGTATTATCCGGAAGTTGATTTCAAAACTAGAAAAGCGATCAATCTGTAGAAATGAGGCGTTGTTAAAGTGGCGCATACGGAATTTGAAGTAGGGAGATTAATGCTTAATCTTTTGCTTGTTCTGGTGCTCGTATTATTGAACGGTATTTTTGTAGCAGCGGAGTTCTCATTAGTTAAGGTCAGGCAGTCTCGTCTGACCCAACTTGTCAGTGAAGGTAATAAAATGGCTGGATATGCACTCAAGGTAAATAAGAGACTGGATTCTTACTTATCTGCCACCCAGTTTGGGATTACACTCGCGTCACTGGGGTTAGGCTGGGTCGGTGAGCCGGCCATTTCAGAGCTGCTCGTTGAACCGTTAATGTATAAAATGGGGATTACCGACGGTACTCTGATTTCTACTGTTTCTGTTGTTATCGGATTTTCGATTATTACATTTTTACATATTGTACTTGGTGAGCTTGCACCGAAATCGCTTGCGATTCAAAGAACAGAAGGATCTGCGCTACTACTCTCGGCACCGCTGATGTTCTTCTATAATCTCTTTATGCCTTTTATCTGGATACTGAATGCATCGGCGAACGCATTGCTTCGTTTAGTGGGTGTTGAGCCCGCGAATGAGAGTGAGGCAGCCCACTCGGAAGAGGAAATTCGTATTCTTATGAATCAGAGTGCTAAGAGTGGTGTCATTGATAAAGATGAGATGAAGCTGATGGATAACATCTTTGAATTCTCTGATCTTCTCGCTCGTGAAGTCATGTTGCCTCGTACGGATATGGATGTGCTGTACAGCAATCTTTCGCTCGAAGAAAATATGAAGATTATTACAGAAACAAGACATTCACGTTATCCGGTTGCTTTTGAAGACAAGGACCGTATTATTGGTTTTATTCATATTACCGACCTGCTGTTTGCTCCACCTGAGCAGCAGAATGATCTTACGACGCTGGTTCGACCAATCCTTAACGTGCCGGAATCGATGGAGATTAGCCATACGCTTCGTTTTATGCAGAAGAATAAAGCTCAGCTAACGCTAGTTGTCGATGAATACGGTGGTACAGCCGGGCTACTGACAGCAGAAGAAATTCTGGAAGAAATCGTAGGCGATCTGCATGACGAATTCGAAGATGAGCGTCCGAGTGTGGAGCGTAATGGTGATTATATTTCCGTTGAAGGCCGGATGCTGATTGAAGATGTCAACGATCTTACAGGTGTTGTGATCGAGGATGATGAAGTGGATTCCATTGGTGGCTGGTTGTTTAAGGAGCTGGAGGGGAATCCAACCAAAGGAAAACGGGTTAAAGTAGAAGATGTGATATTTGAAGTCGAGGAATCGACAAGATTGCGGATCACTCGAATTAATATCCATCGGGAACCCCCCATTGAGAACGAAGAAAATCCATCAGAGCCGGACGGAAATAAAGAATAACCTATTGAAAATTGTGCGTATTGTTCCGAGTGATCAGGGATAAAATGAACTCCTCCTGCTAGAGCTGCATGGCTCATGACAGGGGGAGTTTTTTTGTGGACACATAAAGGACATAACACTCGACTATGCTAATATTTATAAATGGTTTGAAAGCGGGGTCTAGATTGAAAAAGAAGCTTCTTCTCGTTGAGGATGAAATTCGTATTCGTGAACTGGTGTCTGATTACTTCATACAGAATGATTGGGAAGTACTCGAAGCCGATAATGGAATAGATGCATTGGTTTGGTTTGACTCACTGCTGCCGGATCTGCTGATTTTGGATATCATGATGCCTGCTATGAATGGCTATGAAGTCTGCCGTGAAGTGCGTGAAAAATCAGCGGTACCTATCATTTTGTTAACCGCCAAGTCTACAGATGACGACAAAATCTACGGCTTTGAATTAGGAGCGGATGATTATGTTACAAAGCCATTTAGTCCAAAGGTGCTGGTAGCCCGGGCAAATGCACTTATGAAGCGTGTTGAAGGCTCCCATCAGCCTGAATCCAGCATAATAAAATTTGGTTCCGCGATGTTTAACACCTTAGCTCATCGCTTAGAGGTAGAAGATGCGGAAGTGGAGCTTACCCCTAAGGAATATGATCTTTTATGGCTTTTAATACGAAATAAAGGGATTGTCATTTCAAGAGATACGATCCTTAGTCGGATCTGGGGAATTGAATTTGAAGGAGATTCTAGAGTTGTGGACAGTCATATTAAGAAGCTGCGAAGTAAATTGGGTTATGAATCTCGGTTTATTCGTACGGTGATTGGCACAGGTTACATGTTCGAGGAAGAGGCATGAGAAGACGGGGAATTACTTTTAAACTGTTTGTGATGACCGTTATCTTTTTCCTCTGCTTTTATGGCATGGTCATTCTAAGCCAATTGCTGTTGTTTGACAATTTCTATCAGAAGCAAAAAGAGAACCGCGTGGAGAAACATCTTAAGAGCTTTGCTGCAAGATATATAAGCGAGCCGTGGGGAAGCACTCGAACCTCCCAGGAGCTCGTTCGGTTTATGCTGCGGAATAAAACACAAATGGTTATTTTGAAGCTGGATGGAAAAATGAATTCGGAAGATCCATTTCATATAAAGTTAATTGATGATGACGGAAAGAGTATGGTTGTTTCTTTATCCCTATTCATGAATCAGTACGGAGATGCGCTTAGAGCAGCGAACATTAAAGTAGATGATCAGCTCAGCATCGAAGGCGAACTACTGGATGAAGACAGTTCTTCACCCGCTATAATCTACCCTATAAGTATTACAAAAAAAGAGACCGGAACAATAGGGGATACGGAAGAGACTGGGATGATTCACGCTTCAGGTACTGTTACAGAAATTGTATTGCCTGATTTGAAAATATGGAATCCACGCCAGGGAATACTGTTTGAAGCTCTAGAGGAATGGTTTCCTTTGACACCGGCGCAGATAAACGACTTCAAGAATTTGAAAATACAGAAGCAAGACTGGATTGCTCCCTGGAGTGGGAGTCGCAATTCGGTGATTATTTTACCCCTTAAACAAAGTACCGGAGAAATTGAACTACTATTCACAGTCACCTCATTACAGGAAGTCAAGGATTCGAACGAGGCGTTGCGTTGGTTCTTTTTATATCTGGGAATAGGCGGCATTGTTCTGATTTTGGTTCTTTCTCTCTTTTTTTCGAAAATGGTAACGCGTCCGCTAATTAAGTTAAACAACATAGCCAAACGGATGGTTTCTCTGGACTTTACAGGGGACACATCGATTCGGCAGAAGGATGAGCTAGGCAGTCTTTCTAATAGCATGTTCACCTTATCACTAAGTCTGGATTCTGCTTTACGAGAGTTAAGAGAGGCCAATCAGCAGCTAGTTGAGGATATGGAGCAGAAACAAAGAATGGAGATCATGCAGCAGGACTTTTTTGCCAATGCCTCCCATGAATTGAAGACACCCCTCAGTATTATCAAAGGTTTTGCCGAGGGATTAGAAGACGGCGTTAGCGCCGGCAAGCAGGATCACTACATTAAGGTGATTATTGAGGAAGCAGATAAAATGGAGTTTCTTGTTAAAAATATGCTAGATCTAGCGCGGTTGGAGTCGGGCACGATTAAACTTCGGAAAACTTCCTTTATGTTAAGTGAACTGACGGAAAAGGTGACGGACAAGCTGGTTCACTTGCTGAGTGAAAAACATTTGGAGGTCATCATTATTCCTGCAAACGAATTACCGATATATGCTGATGTGAACTGGATCGAACAAGTTCTGCTGAATTTTATGACCAATGCTATCAGACATGCGGAAGAAAGAAGTTCTATCACCGTCAATATTGAGAGTCATGCCCAGACTATTGTATTCACTGTTCAAAATATAGGAGAATCCATCCCCGAAGATCAGCTAGAGCAAATCTGGGAACGGTTCTATCGGTCTGAGCCATCTCGCAGTCGAATGACGGGCGGTACAGGTCTGGGGCTTTCCATTGCGAAGCGAATATTAGATATGCACGCTTGTCTTTATACTGTGAAAAATACGGAGAACGGCGTCAGCTTTACTGTGACCTTTGAAGGTTAAACGGATCAACAAAAATACTACAATGAAAGGGGTGAAATCGTATGAAATTGAATTGGTTGCCTTCAATGTGCACACTTGCAAACTTGGGACTCGGGTCACTATCTTTGTATTTCACGATTCAAGAACGATACAGCCTGGCTTTATTTATGATATTGCTTGCGGCAATATGCGATGTACTCGATGGATTACTTGCAAGAATACTGCAATGTACCAGTGAATTCGGTAAACAATTGGACTCATTGGCGGATATTATATCATTTGGTTTAGCGCCAACCTTCCTTATCTTATTGTACAGGTTAGAAGATGCTCACTGGATTGGACCTGCAGCTTCAGTTTTCTTTTTGATCTGTGGTGCACTTCGTTTGGCCAGGTTTAATCTATCGGCACCTTCCAAAGGGTTCGTGGGGATGCCCATTACTGCTGCTGGAGTCATTCTGTCGATGATTTCTTTACTAGATGAACGCATGAAACCAGGACTAGTCATCGTATTAATGGCAATACTGTCCGTAATGATGGTCAGTCGTATCCCATTTCCGTCACTTAAAAAATCCTTCAACAGGAAGTGATACACCCATGCCTTGGATTATTGAGATCATTTCGC
This genomic stretch from Paenibacillus sp. FSL H7-0737 harbors:
- a CDS encoding hemolysin family protein — encoded protein: MLNLLLVLVLVLLNGIFVAAEFSLVKVRQSRLTQLVSEGNKMAGYALKVNKRLDSYLSATQFGITLASLGLGWVGEPAISELLVEPLMYKMGITDGTLISTVSVVIGFSIITFLHIVLGELAPKSLAIQRTEGSALLLSAPLMFFYNLFMPFIWILNASANALLRLVGVEPANESEAAHSEEEIRILMNQSAKSGVIDKDEMKLMDNIFEFSDLLAREVMLPRTDMDVLYSNLSLEENMKIITETRHSRYPVAFEDKDRIIGFIHITDLLFAPPEQQNDLTTLVRPILNVPESMEISHTLRFMQKNKAQLTLVVDEYGGTAGLLTAEEILEEIVGDLHDEFEDERPSVERNGDYISVEGRMLIEDVNDLTGVVIEDDEVDSIGGWLFKELEGNPTKGKRVKVEDVIFEVEESTRLRITRINIHREPPIENEENPSEPDGNKE
- a CDS encoding response regulator transcription factor, which translates into the protein MKKKLLLVEDEIRIRELVSDYFIQNDWEVLEADNGIDALVWFDSLLPDLLILDIMMPAMNGYEVCREVREKSAVPIILLTAKSTDDDKIYGFELGADDYVTKPFSPKVLVARANALMKRVEGSHQPESSIIKFGSAMFNTLAHRLEVEDAEVELTPKEYDLLWLLIRNKGIVISRDTILSRIWGIEFEGDSRVVDSHIKKLRSKLGYESRFIRTVIGTGYMFEEEA
- a CDS encoding sensor histidine kinase, yielding MRRRGITFKLFVMTVIFFLCFYGMVILSQLLLFDNFYQKQKENRVEKHLKSFAARYISEPWGSTRTSQELVRFMLRNKTQMVILKLDGKMNSEDPFHIKLIDDDGKSMVVSLSLFMNQYGDALRAANIKVDDQLSIEGELLDEDSSSPAIIYPISITKKETGTIGDTEETGMIHASGTVTEIVLPDLKIWNPRQGILFEALEEWFPLTPAQINDFKNLKIQKQDWIAPWSGSRNSVIILPLKQSTGEIELLFTVTSLQEVKDSNEALRWFFLYLGIGGIVLILVLSLFFSKMVTRPLIKLNNIAKRMVSLDFTGDTSIRQKDELGSLSNSMFTLSLSLDSALRELREANQQLVEDMEQKQRMEIMQQDFFANASHELKTPLSIIKGFAEGLEDGVSAGKQDHYIKVIIEEADKMEFLVKNMLDLARLESGTIKLRKTSFMLSELTEKVTDKLVHLLSEKHLEVIIIPANELPIYADVNWIEQVLLNFMTNAIRHAEERSSITVNIESHAQTIVFTVQNIGESIPEDQLEQIWERFYRSEPSRSRMTGGTGLGLSIAKRILDMHACLYTVKNTENGVSFTVTFEG
- the pssA gene encoding CDP-diacylglycerol--serine O-phosphatidyltransferase, with product MKLNWLPSMCTLANLGLGSLSLYFTIQERYSLALFMILLAAICDVLDGLLARILQCTSEFGKQLDSLADIISFGLAPTFLILLYRLEDAHWIGPAASVFFLICGALRLARFNLSAPSKGFVGMPITAAGVILSMISLLDERMKPGLVIVLMAILSVMMVSRIPFPSLKKSFNRK